A region from the Biomphalaria glabrata chromosome 14, xgBioGlab47.1, whole genome shotgun sequence genome encodes:
- the LOC129922869 gene encoding uncharacterized protein LOC129922869 isoform X1 codes for MKEKWIQHCIERWTTEWGIFILLLIVLGFNCEKSITLTRVNLYDVNQTLLDNEHYFVFQIRVNVTEDITSLSEIRFEIKSKSYLDFKVICYILVEACQRKIDETCRCQYNNKDNIYLVTINITAKVAFSSGTVRGVLIFKKYPVYSNELGLPMIFENPETVCLFINDTKIANLEECNVTTDKDFAVIIFFCSSASSYKLEIEDGSKIISNTSNVLVHTVNTTTQKDIRLYQRDLKSNVVLRHYQCRLQCRLQAESSIQDCRQLNENCYAEQVALGCISLVTVVLIVFNCYSRHLMKKRCRTKKSYSRGNQEKNGCSPEERLPAGVDLNLRFINENVEEE; via the exons ATGAAGGAAAAATGGATCCAACACTGTATAGAGCGATGGACAACTGAATGGGGTATTTTCATACTATTATTAATAGTTCTAG GGTTTAACTGTGAAAAGTCAATTACTTTGACAAGAGTGAATCTTTACGACGTCAATCAAACACTTTTGGACAatgaacattattttgtttttcaaattcgTGTAAATGTCACAGAAGACATTACCTCTTTAAGTGAAATacgttttgaaataaaatcaaaGAGCTACCTCGACTTTAAAGTG aTATGCTACATCCTCGTTGAAGCTTGTCAGCGCAAAATTGATGAAACTTGCCGTTGTCAATACAATAACAAAGATAATATATATTTGGTCACTATTAACATAACAGCTAAAGTAGCATTTAGTTCAGGAACTGTGCGAGGAGtgctgatttttaaaaaataccccGTCTATAGCAACGAGCTAGGACTGCCAATGATCTTCG agaaTCCAGAGACGGTTTGTCTTTTTATAAATGACACAAAAATAGCGAACCTGGAGGAATGCAATGTGACGACAGACAAAGACTTTGCCGTGATTATTTTCTTCTGTTCCTCGGCATCATCTTATAAATTGGAGATTGAAGACGGTTCCAAGATAATTTCCAACACTTCTAACGTTCTGGTACACACAGTGAACACGACAACTCAAAAAGATATAAGACTTTACCAGAGAGACCTAAAATCAAACGTAGTGCTTAGACATTATCAATGTCGCCTCCAATGTCGCCTCCAAGCAG aaagcTCAATACAGGACTGTCGACAGCTTAATGAAAACTGTTATGCGGAACAAGTTGCACTTGGATGTATATCTTTAGTTACTGTAGTCCTGATAGTGTTTAACTG TTACTCAAGACATCTAATGAAAAAACGctgtagaacaaaaaaaag TTACTCAAGAGGAAATCAAGAGAAAAATGGCTGTAGTCCAGAAGAACG
- the LOC129922869 gene encoding uncharacterized protein LOC129922869 isoform X2, whose translation MKEKWIQHCIERWTTEWGIFILLLIVLGFNCEKSITLTRVNLYDVNQTLLDNEHYFVFQIRVNVTEDITSLSEIRFEIKSKSYLDFKVICYILVEACQRKIDETCRCQYNNKDNIYLVTINITAKVAFSSGTVRGVLIFKKYPVYSNELGLPMIFENPETVCLFINDTKIANLEECNVTTDKDFAVIIFFCSSASSYKLEIEDGSKIISNTSNVLVHTVNTTTQKDIRLYQRDLKSNVVLRHYQCRLQCRLQAESSIQDCRQLNENCYAEQVALGCISLVTVVLIVFNCYSRHLMKKRCRTKKSYSRGNQEKNGCSPEERAPSNVLGRKTFNCES comes from the exons ATGAAGGAAAAATGGATCCAACACTGTATAGAGCGATGGACAACTGAATGGGGTATTTTCATACTATTATTAATAGTTCTAG GGTTTAACTGTGAAAAGTCAATTACTTTGACAAGAGTGAATCTTTACGACGTCAATCAAACACTTTTGGACAatgaacattattttgtttttcaaattcgTGTAAATGTCACAGAAGACATTACCTCTTTAAGTGAAATacgttttgaaataaaatcaaaGAGCTACCTCGACTTTAAAGTG aTATGCTACATCCTCGTTGAAGCTTGTCAGCGCAAAATTGATGAAACTTGCCGTTGTCAATACAATAACAAAGATAATATATATTTGGTCACTATTAACATAACAGCTAAAGTAGCATTTAGTTCAGGAACTGTGCGAGGAGtgctgatttttaaaaaataccccGTCTATAGCAACGAGCTAGGACTGCCAATGATCTTCG agaaTCCAGAGACGGTTTGTCTTTTTATAAATGACACAAAAATAGCGAACCTGGAGGAATGCAATGTGACGACAGACAAAGACTTTGCCGTGATTATTTTCTTCTGTTCCTCGGCATCATCTTATAAATTGGAGATTGAAGACGGTTCCAAGATAATTTCCAACACTTCTAACGTTCTGGTACACACAGTGAACACGACAACTCAAAAAGATATAAGACTTTACCAGAGAGACCTAAAATCAAACGTAGTGCTTAGACATTATCAATGTCGCCTCCAATGTCGCCTCCAAGCAG aaagcTCAATACAGGACTGTCGACAGCTTAATGAAAACTGTTATGCGGAACAAGTTGCACTTGGATGTATATCTTTAGTTACTGTAGTCCTGATAGTGTTTAACTG TTACTCAAGACATCTAATGAAAAAACGctgtagaacaaaaaaaag TTACTCAAGAGGAAATCAAGAGAAAAATGGCTGTAGTCCAGAAGAACG